The Nocardioides sp. cx-173 genome segment GGTCGACTGCACGGTCGTCCACCAGCACCCGGGCGGGGATCACACGATCTTCGTGGGCGAGGTGAGCGCCGCCCACACCGCGCGGCGTACGGCACCGCTGCTCTTCCACTCGCGCGGCTGGGGCCAGTTCGCCGACGTGCTGCCCGACGTCGCGGCCCTGTCCGACAGCGGCCTGGTGGCCGCTCTCGCGGCCCGCGACGGGGACGCGGCGTGGGTGGCCGAGGCCGCCGCCCGGGTGGCCGCGACCGGCATCCGGGTCCGGGTGCTCGACCTCACCACCGGCGACGCCGCTGCGGTGCCGCTCCCCGACGGGGCGAGCGGGTCCGCGCTCGTCGCGGACCCCGGGCAGGCCCGGCAGGCCCTCGACCTCGGCGTGCCGACGCTCGAGCTGGCTCTGGCCGACCCGCGTGAGGCCGCGCAGGTCGTCGAGCGGCTCGGTCCCCTCGCGCCGCGGACCTCCGTGATCGTCCCCCATGCCTTTCTGCCCCGGTGCGCCGACGACGTCCTCGCCGCCGTGCACGTGCTCTCCGGCGCCGGTGTCCTGGAGATCTGCCTCGACGACACCGCGGGGGAGGCGACCCTGCTCGAGATCCGCGCGACGCTGCAGGAGGCGGTCGGCGTCGCCCGGCCGGTGCCGCTGCGCGTGAGCCTGGAGGACCGGGACCGACTCGGCCTGGTCAAGGCGCTCACCGCCCTCAAGAGCGGGGTGAACCACTTCGACACCACCCTGGTCGGCCTCGACGGCGCGCTTGCCACGGAGGACCTGATCCGGCTGCTCGGAACCATCGACGTCCACACCCCGGTGGACGGCGCCGCCCTCGGTCTGCTGGCCGAGCACGTGCGGCGGCGTCTTGCCGACCGGGCGGACCTGCCGGCGCGGCGCCACGACCTCAGTCCATACCCACCCGACCACGTAGGAGCCGCAGGATGACGGCACGACTGACTGCTGAGCAACTTCTCTCCGACCTCACCGAGGCCGAGCGGGAGCGTGCCGCCCGCGTGGAGTCGGTGCTGCCGACGATCCGGGCCGCGGCCATGGAGGCCGACGCGCGCGGGGAGTTCCCTCCGGGCCACGTCAAGCTGCTCGCCGACGCCGGGCTGCTCGGCCTCGTCGTGCCCGTCGAGTACGGCGGTCTCGGTGGCGGCCTGCGCGACCTCGCGGCGACGACGTACGCCCTCGGGACCGCGTGCGGCTCGACGGCGCTGGCGTTCTTCTTCCACTGCTCGGCCTCCTCGCGGGGCATGCTGCCGCTGGCGGCGATCGAGGCCGGGCTGTACGCCGACGAGGAGCGCGAGGAGGTGCGGGCCTTCGCCGAGCAGGTGCTGCATCTGATGGGCCGCGACCAGCGGTGCCTGGCCAACTTCGCGAGCGAGGCGGTCAAGGCGAGCAACGCCAACGTGCTGATCAGCACCTTGGCGACCGCGACCGAGGGCGGCTGGCTGCTCAACGGCGAGAAGTCGTTCGGGTGCCTGTCCGGCACGGCCGACTACTACCTGGTGACCGCGCGGCGCGAGGACGTGGAGGGCCTCGACGCGCTCAGCCTCTTCCTGGTCGCCCGGGACTCCGCCGGGGTGCGTCCGCGCCAGCAGTGGAACGGCCTGGGCATGCGCGCCTCCGACAACCACGGGCTGGTGATGGAGGAGTGCTTCGTCCCCGCCGACAAGGCGCTCACCGTGCCCGGCGGCTTCGGCCGGGCCACGCAGATGTCGCGCGGCTCGTGGGTCGGCAACCAGATCGCGATCGCCGCGATCTACGCCGGGATCGCGCGCGGCGCGTGGGAGTACGCCTTCGACCGGACCATGTCGGCGACCTTCGCCGACACCGGCAAGCCGATCGCCTCCAGCCCGATGCACCAGGTGCTGATCGGGGACGGGGAGCAGCAGCTGGCCGAGGCGCACCTGTGGCTGCGTCGCCAGATCGAGCTCGAGGTCAGCGATCCGCCGATCCTGCCCAAGGAGGAGGTCGTGCAGAGCTGGAAGCTCGCGAAGGGCGCCATCTGCGAGCGCGCCTTCGCGGTCGCGATCGACGCCCTCAAGATGTGCGGCACCTCCGGCGCCCTGCTCGACAACGTCGTGGGACGCTCGGTGCGCGACACCGCGATGGGGCTCGTGCAGGCGTTCCCGGCCGAGCGCGGCCGGCTGGACCTGGCGCGGCTGCTGGTCGAGGAGGAATCATGGGCCGGGCTGACCACCAGCGACTCCTTCGACAAGCCGCCGGCCGCCCAGCCGGCCCTCGCAGGACAGGGTGAGGGGTGACGACCACGTCGTACGACGCCGGCGCCGTGCGCCTGGAGCTGCCGGAGGTCTCGCAGCTCGTGGCCGGGCGCTGGTCGGTGCCGAGCGAGCGGCTCGACCTGGTCCTGGAGGACCCGTTCCTGGGGACGCAGCTGGGCTCCGCCGTCGCGACCGGCGCCGAGGACGTCGAGCGCGCGGGCGCCGCGGCCGCCGCGGCCTACCAGTCGGGCGCGTGGGTGCGGATGTCGCCCGGCGCGCGCGCCGACGTGCTGGACGCGATCGCCACCGAGCTCGAGGAGGAGGTGCCCCGGCTCGCGGCGCTCGAGGCGTTCGCCACAGGCGTGCCGGTCAGCCAGACGAGCATCGTCGGGGTGATCGTGCCCGGCGCCTTCCGGCTCGCCGCGCAGATGCTGCGGGGCGGCGCCCTGCTCGAGGTGCTGGATGGCCCGGCCGGGCACCCGGTCGAGGTGCACCGGCTGCCTCTCGGCCCGGCCCTGTGCCTGGTGCCCTGGAACGCCCCCGCCCCCATGGCCGCCCACAAGGTCGCGAGCTCGCTCGCGGCCGGCTGCCCCACCATCCTCAAGCCGAGCGAGTTCGCCCCGTACGCGACCACGGAGATGGCGCGCGTCGTCTCCCGCGTGCTCGCGGACGCCGGCCTGGACAGCGGCGCCGACGTCGGCACCTTCCAGCTCGTGCAGGGCGGTCCTGCCGTGGGCGGGGCGCTGGTGCGGGACCCGCGGGTGCGGGCCGTCTCCTTCACCGGCGGCCTCGAGGGCGGGCGCGCCATCGCGACCGCGTGCGCCCCCGACTTCACCGCGACCCAGCTCGAGCTCGGCGGCAACAACGCGCTGATCGTGCTGCCGGACGCCGACCCCACCGACGCCGCCCGGGCGGCGGTCGACCTGCTGACCACCCTCAACGGCCAGTGGTGCCGCGCGCTGGGCCGGCTGATCCTGCCCGCCGACTCCGCCGACGAGATCCTCCGGCTCGCGCTGGAGCGGCTCGCCGGCCTGCGGACCGGCGACCCGCTCGACCCGGCCACCGAGCTGGGCCCGGTCGTGCACTCGGCCCACCTGGCCCGCCTGCGTGCGGCCATCGCGGACCGGGTCGCCCTCGGCGGGACGGCGGCGGCCACCACGCCGCTGCCCGACGGCGGCCACTTCCTGGCGCCGACCCTGCTGACGGGGGTGGCCTCCGAGGACGCCCTGCACGAGGTCTTCGGCCCCGTCGCCACCGTCCACGTCTACCGCGACGTGGACGGTGACGACGGCGCGGTCGCCCTGGCCAACGCGACGCCGTACGGCCTCGAGGGCTACGTCGTCGGCGCCGACACCGAGCGGGCGCTGAACGTCGCGCGACGGGTCCGCGCCGGCGAGGTGAAGGTCAACGGGTCGACCATCATGAGCCTGCACCTGATGACGCCGCGCCCCGCCTGGGGACTCTCCGGGCTGGGTGAGGAGGGCACGCTGGAGACCATCCGCGTGTTCACCGGTGCCCGGGTCGTCGGCCTCGAGGGTGGCTTCGCGCTGCACTCGCGGTGAGCGGCGTGACCTCTGACATCGGCGCGCCCCAGCGGCTGCGCGCGCTGGTCGGCGGGCCCGACGTGGTGCACCTGCCCGGCGTGTACGACGCGGTGACGGCGCTGCTCGCGGCCCGCGCCGGAGCCGCGGCGGTCTGCCTCTCCGGTGCGGCGACCTCCGCGGTGGCGCTCGGACTGCCCGACCTCGGCCACGTCCACGGCACCGACATCGCCGGGCGGGCCGCCGAGCTCACCGCCGTCCTGGGGGGCCTCCCCGTCCTCGCCGACGCCGACACCGGCTACGGCAGCGCCCTGCAGGCGCGCCGCACCACCCGGCTGTACGCGGCCGCGGGGGTCGGCGGCCTGCACCTGGAGGACCAGGCCTCGCCCAAGCGGTGCGGCCACCTCGCCGGCAAGGCGGTCGTCGGCCTCGCCGAGGCCGCGGGCCGGGTCCGGGCCGCCGCCGAGGCGGGCACCGACCTGGTCGTCGTGGCGCGCACCGACGCGCTGTCGGTCGAGGGGCTGGACTCCGTGGTCGAGCGCGCGGTCGCCTACGCCCGCGCGGGTGCCGACGCGATCTTCGTGGAGGGCGCCGACCTGACGGCCCACACCGCGGTGGCCGCCGCCCTCGAGCGGACCGTGGGGCCGGTGCCGCTGGTGCACAACCGCTCGGAGGCAGCGGGACCGGTCGACGCCGGTCCCACCGACGCCGAGCTGCGCGCCGTCGGGGTGCGCCTGGTCATCCACCCGGTCTCGGCGCTGCTCGCCGCGGCCGCCGCCGCCGCCGAGGTCTACGCCGCCATCGCGCGCGACGGCCACGCCGCCGCGACCTCCCGTCTGGAGTGGACGGGGCTCACCGACCTGCTGGGGCTGCCCGACCAGCTCGAGCTCGACCAGCGGTACGCCGCTTCCCTGGAGGTGCCATGAGCAACCCGGTCATCGTCGTGGGGGCCGGGCCGGTCGGCCTGACCGCCGCCCTCACCCTGGTCCGCCGCGGCCTGCAGGTGGTCGTCCTCGAGGCGGGGCCGGGCCTGGCGGCCGAGTCGCGCGCCTCGACGTACCACCCGCCGAGCCTGGAGATGCTCGCGGAGCTGGGCGTCCTGGACGCGCTCCTGGAGCGCGGCATCGTCTCCACCACCTTCCAGTACCGCGACCGGGTCGACGGGCCGATCGCCGAGCTCGACCTGGGCGCGCTCGCCGCGGACACGCCGTACCCGTTCCGGGTGCAGTGCGAGCAGAGCAAGCTCACGCCGATCCTGCTCCGGGCGCTGGAGGAGAGCGGGTCCGCCACCGTGCACTTCGAGCAGGAGGTGGTCGCGGTCGAGCAGGACCGGCACGGCACGGCCGTGCGCACCGGCAGCGGGCAGGAGTGGCGCAGCGACTGGCTGGTCGCAGCGGACGGCGCCAGCTCGGTGGTCCGCAAGAGCGTCGGCGCACAGTTCGAGGGGATCACCTATCCCGAGCGGTTTCTGGTCGTCTCCACGACCGAGGACCTGTCGACGGCGCTGCCGGGCATCGCGGCCGTCAACTACGTCTTCGACCCGCACGAGTGGCTGGTCCTGCTGCAGACCCCCGAGCACTGGCGGATCCTGTTCCCCACCGACCCGGACACGCCGGACGAGGTCGAGACCGGCGCCGTACGCGTCCAGGAGCGGCTGCGGGGGGTGGCCGACCTGGGCCGTGACTGGGACCTCCTGCATGCCTCGCTGTACCGGGTCCACCAGCGGGTCGCCGACCGGTTCCGCATCGGCCGGGCCCTGCTCGTGGGCGACGCCGCTCACGTCAACAACCCGCTGGGCGGGATGGGCATGAACAGCGGCATCCACGATGCCTGCCTGGCCGGTGCCGCGCTGGCCGACGTCATCGCCGGCGCCGACGCGGGCGTCCTCGACGCCGTGCTGGACGCGCGGCGCGACGTCGCCCTCTCCTACGTGCGCACGGTCACCCACGACAACTGGAAGCAGCTGCGCGAGACCGACCCGGACGCGCGCCGCGCCCACCACGACGAGCTGCGAGCCTTGGCGGCCGACCCGGCCGCCAGCCGTGCCCACCTCAGGCGGACCTCCATGATCGACTCGCTCCGTCCGCGCGACCTGGTCCCGGAGCCGCCGCGGTGATCACCCGCGAGAACCCCGCCCGCACCGACGAGCTGGTCGGCACCGTCTGCGTCACCACGCCCGCGCAGGTCGACCGGGCGCTCGAGCGGGCGCGCGACGCGCAGCGCGGGTGGGCGGCTCTGGCCGTGCCGGACCGGGCGGGCGCGGTGCGCGCCGCGACGGGTGCGGTCGAGCCGGTGCTCGAGGAGCTGGCCGAGTTGATGGCGCGCGAGACCGGCAAGGTGCTGGGCGACAGCCGGGGTGAGCTCGCGTTCGCGCTGACCGTGCTGCGGTGGGCGGCCGACCGCGCCGAGGCGCTGCTGGTCGACCGCGAGCTCGACGACACCCAAGGCAGGCTCCTGGTCCGGCACCGCCCGTTCGGGGTCGTCGGCGCCATCACCCCCTGGAACGCGCCGGTGGTGCTGGCCGCGCTCAAGG includes the following:
- a CDS encoding flavin reductase; translation: MRGGAMVDAAAFRDMLSQWPSGVTIVTTLVDGVRHGMTASSFSSVSLSPPLVSICLDRKLYTHGLIADSGVFGVSVLAKDQAELARRFAGMVPEVTDRFAGETWSTATTGVPLLDSGLGWVDCTVVHQHPGGDHTIFVGEVSAAHTARRTAPLLFHSRGWGQFADVLPDVAALSDSGLVAALAARDGDAAWVAEAAARVAATGIRVRVLDLTTGDAAAVPLPDGASGSALVADPGQARQALDLGVPTLELALADPREAAQVVERLGPLAPRTSVIVPHAFLPRCADDVLAAVHVLSGAGVLEICLDDTAGEATLLEIRATLQEAVGVARPVPLRVSLEDRDRLGLVKALTALKSGVNHFDTTLVGLDGALATEDLIRLLGTIDVHTPVDGAALGLLAEHVRRRLADRADLPARRHDLSPYPPDHVGAAG
- a CDS encoding acyl-CoA dehydrogenase family protein — its product is MTARLTAEQLLSDLTEAERERAARVESVLPTIRAAAMEADARGEFPPGHVKLLADAGLLGLVVPVEYGGLGGGLRDLAATTYALGTACGSTALAFFFHCSASSRGMLPLAAIEAGLYADEEREEVRAFAEQVLHLMGRDQRCLANFASEAVKASNANVLISTLATATEGGWLLNGEKSFGCLSGTADYYLVTARREDVEGLDALSLFLVARDSAGVRPRQQWNGLGMRASDNHGLVMEECFVPADKALTVPGGFGRATQMSRGSWVGNQIAIAAIYAGIARGAWEYAFDRTMSATFADTGKPIASSPMHQVLIGDGEQQLAEAHLWLRRQIELEVSDPPILPKEEVVQSWKLAKGAICERAFAVAIDALKMCGTSGALLDNVVGRSVRDTAMGLVQAFPAERGRLDLARLLVEEESWAGLTTSDSFDKPPAAQPALAGQGEG
- a CDS encoding aldehyde dehydrogenase family protein is translated as MTTTSYDAGAVRLELPEVSQLVAGRWSVPSERLDLVLEDPFLGTQLGSAVATGAEDVERAGAAAAAAYQSGAWVRMSPGARADVLDAIATELEEEVPRLAALEAFATGVPVSQTSIVGVIVPGAFRLAAQMLRGGALLEVLDGPAGHPVEVHRLPLGPALCLVPWNAPAPMAAHKVASSLAAGCPTILKPSEFAPYATTEMARVVSRVLADAGLDSGADVGTFQLVQGGPAVGGALVRDPRVRAVSFTGGLEGGRAIATACAPDFTATQLELGGNNALIVLPDADPTDAARAAVDLLTTLNGQWCRALGRLILPADSADEILRLALERLAGLRTGDPLDPATELGPVVHSAHLARLRAAIADRVALGGTAAATTPLPDGGHFLAPTLLTGVASEDALHEVFGPVATVHVYRDVDGDDGAVALANATPYGLEGYVVGADTERALNVARRVRAGEVKVNGSTIMSLHLMTPRPAWGLSGLGEEGTLETIRVFTGARVVGLEGGFALHSR
- a CDS encoding FAD-dependent oxidoreductase, with protein sequence MSNPVIVVGAGPVGLTAALTLVRRGLQVVVLEAGPGLAAESRASTYHPPSLEMLAELGVLDALLERGIVSTTFQYRDRVDGPIAELDLGALAADTPYPFRVQCEQSKLTPILLRALEESGSATVHFEQEVVAVEQDRHGTAVRTGSGQEWRSDWLVAADGASSVVRKSVGAQFEGITYPERFLVVSTTEDLSTALPGIAAVNYVFDPHEWLVLLQTPEHWRILFPTDPDTPDEVETGAVRVQERLRGVADLGRDWDLLHASLYRVHQRVADRFRIGRALLVGDAAHVNNPLGGMGMNSGIHDACLAGAALADVIAGADAGVLDAVLDARRDVALSYVRTVTHDNWKQLRETDPDARRAHHDELRALAADPAASRAHLRRTSMIDSLRPRDLVPEPPR
- a CDS encoding isocitrate lyase/PEP mutase family protein, whose amino-acid sequence is MTSDIGAPQRLRALVGGPDVVHLPGVYDAVTALLAARAGAAAVCLSGAATSAVALGLPDLGHVHGTDIAGRAAELTAVLGGLPVLADADTGYGSALQARRTTRLYAAAGVGGLHLEDQASPKRCGHLAGKAVVGLAEAAGRVRAAAEAGTDLVVVARTDALSVEGLDSVVERAVAYARAGADAIFVEGADLTAHTAVAAALERTVGPVPLVHNRSEAAGPVDAGPTDAELRAVGVRLVIHPVSALLAAAAAAAEVYAAIARDGHAAATSRLEWTGLTDLLGLPDQLELDQRYAASLEVP